The genome window tgtcccgaattagtgctgttacattgccggttgccataacgtccgaagaattagctacagcgcaacgaaacaatgaggaactccaacatctactgcgttctgaaacgaccttggatttgaaaaagttgcgagttgacgacaaggatacaatgttgtactgcgacgtgtcaacttcccaaatacggccgtatatcccaatacttctcaggaggagaatatttgagattactcaccgactatctcatccaagcggacgcgccacgaagaagctgatttgccgaaaatatgtctgccctagtatgtccaaggacattctcgagtgggcacgaacatgtctagcgtgtcaacgaagtaagattggatgacatgcaaaaccatcgcatggccaaatcgatatgccggacacgagattcagtcacgtacatatcgatattgtcggaccgctaacgcaatcacaaggtcactcgtatgtattgactatgttcgatagatttacgagatggcctgaagcggttccgatacgatcaattacggcagatgttatcgcagacgcattctacaccaactggatttcacgatttggagcacctactatattattatcggaccaaggatcccagttcgaatccttgatcttccagtcgctgacgcacctagtgggttgcaaaaagattcgaaccactgcataccatcctgcttctaacggattgattgagcgatggcaccgatcgatgaaagcagctattatgtgccacaacaaccgtgaatgggtcgaagttttgccaacggttttgcttggtcttcgtacaagcgttaaggaggatattggcgcaacagctgctgagctagtctatgggacaacgattcgcattcctggagagttctttcttgacgaggaaatgcctcccgatccgaaatttttcgttgagaaatttcgtcactatatgacgcaagttcgtgcaacgccaatctcttaacatgatagaaggaaggtgttcgTCCACAAGGATCGATCGAGTAAAGAAGCCACTAGAGCATCCGtacgaaggaccatataaggtgttagaaaaactttccgacaacgtttttaaaatgaaaattcagggcaaagtaacaaatatcagcgtcgagcgactaaaacctgcctatttcgaagtaacatctgatccaacggaagcagcccaacgaccaataagtttggctcccaaaacgtatgtaggaccaagagcgaaaccaGCGAGTGAGAGGCGAATAATATTCGATGCGTACttttccagccgttaaccgtcaaaactactcagaagggagcagtgtagcgacatggtaatgacataacagcaccaacatggcaacgcctttcaacagctgatatgctcaacaaagtaacgtcactatatggatcggcaaggatataaattcgacgccatccgactctttcaCCCGAGTTCGCTCCGAGACGTCGAAGCGGACAGACGTGGCACGGAGCACGGTGAAACGAAACAAGTAacgtaaataaaaagaaaagtggAGAAGTGTTAAGTGTAGTACTCTCAAAAGGAAGTACAGTTGATTAAAGTATGCAGTGCATCTCAATATGGAGGAGGGGAGCACGGGCTCCTCAGAAAATTATGACTACCCGCTGAGGAAGGAGCTTGAAGAGCTCAGAGGCGAGAAAGCAGCCCTCGCACAGCAACTGGAGTGCCAACAACAGCTGATAATTCAGCTAAAACAGGAGGTAGCAGCGCTACAAGAGGCGGTGCGAACCAGTGTAGCAAAAAATAGTGTAGCAAGAAATAATAGTGAACCGATCGTCATCGACAGCGGGGGAGCACCAGCAGCAATAGAGGACTCAACAAGAGCCAACGAAGAGTGCGAGATGGACAGCGTGGGACCATCACCAAACCCCGAAGTCAACGACGAAGGTGACCCGTTCAACTTCGTGCGGAGGAGGAAAAGTAACAAGATAAAGGTTAGTGTAAAAACTGTAACCGCTCCTAAACAGGCTACCCCCCCACAAGCTCCCCAACCTACCAAGTCCAAGAAAATGAGAATCCCCGCTATAACTGGGTACGGTTTAAACGTACCATCTTTTTTAAGACTCCTGAAAAATAAGGGGCTAAAAGCGTCCCTTAAAAATACGAGGGCTGACAGGACCCTCATATTTACGGAAACGGCAGAAGATCACGGGAAGGTCTTCGCGCTTTTAAAAGAACAGGGGCTTAATGCTACCACTAGGACGCCTCCCTCCCTTCGCACCCAGTCTGTAGTTATCCACGgactccacagggaaacggaccccGTGGACATCCTGGAAGAACTTAAAACAGAGCACCCAGATTTCCAACTGAAGACAGTTGCGAACCTGGTTACGCGCAGAGACAAATTTCTGCATAGCGAAAATCCGGCCCTCCCGATGAAATCGCAATCGGGATTGTTCATCGCGactttcgagccctctcaagagctcagcgaggtgatgaaggtaaaatatatccttcatcaaaaggtaACCTTGGAAAAGGTCAAAAGTTTCGAGGAAGTGCAGTGTTTCAACTGCCAGAATTTTGGGCACATCGCCCAAAATTGTTCAATTGTGCACAGATGTGTCAGGTGCACAAAATCCCATCCTCGCGGGGAATGCGGAAGACAGGCGACCGAAGGGCCTctttgctgcaactgcggccaaGCTGGCCACCCAGCGAGCTATCGCGGGTGCCCAGCctataaagaaatggtagccaggaaggaagctgccaaacAAAAGCGAGCCAATGAAAGCTCCCAAGTCAAGCGCACAGTGACACAACTGTCGCAAAGCTTGGTCAATCCCAGCGTATCGTACGCCCAAGCTGCCAGAAACACTCaaccaagagtggcagcacaacctgctcccatCCCCGCACCAAATgccttccgcgaattggtgcaatctcTCGCGTCGGCCTCAACTaatgagcagcggcaattcgccgctataaaactcattatgaatttatggagttaaaaatcgtcacctttaactccgcgtccctgatctcacacgcccaacgtgccacagcccaagtgttgattaacagtctgaaagcagacttctattgcgtttcagaaacgaaactaaacagcaggcataacgtggaattcaccgggtataatattatccggaatgacaacaacactggcgctgcccttttagtcaggaaagactatgaatttgaggaagtcgtcattgaaaacctgctgacctcttccgccgcggcagcaatagtaaaaaccactgatggtagacggattttggtagtttctgtctacatcaaatgcaattCTCGGAATGAGCAACTGGGAGTTAAagtacaagtacctcattttcggtggcgacttcaactctaggcacacctcctggggcgatacggcagtcaataaaaatggggaaaccctgcttaaatggatccaagacccttactcgccaacctatgtcgatttggtcttgccagatactccgacaagacccagtagcCAATCAACtattgactacttcctcctatctgaggaaacttccctgaactttcaagtgatatcgtgcactactctaccaggcatgtctgaccatttcgcagtacaacttaaactgtcctcgtcctcccaactgcgaaagcgagtgatgaccaccgtaaggtccttcgcccacaccgactgggacaaattcaaggcagaccttgcaccaaggctgaacttgaaaaaactcgcaactgaccgcaatctatcagacatggagatcgacgaagccatcaccatggccacagatgccattaatactgctacacgcagaaacacaaggcttatcaaagtcgatgagttacaatataactcagtccctcacgatatcatgctccacatgaaagtcaggcaaatatggcgtaggaaactcaaacggattttccacaaactcggaaataaagttaatgctgagtataaagcattgctttcccggattaattgtctgagtacaataattcggcaaagagtggcgaatttccgcaacaaagaactgacaaggaaactagcagatattaagcccggcccagatatgtttcagcatatcaacaggctaaccggcaaacataagtcccgcaatatcgctctctccaagaacggggagcacatctgcagtgacgctcggaaagcgcaagttctcgcggaatcttttgagattcagctcaattcccctccacctcaaaacaacccggctatatcgtcgattgttgattcaacaatcaaggccttcgtctctaagagctccaagaagctaacaaaattcaccacaaccaacacctcagtcaagccatcggaatcgcaacattttctgagtttacctcaactcaccgacttaactagaaacctcaacggtaaaaggttAGCCGgacctgatgaaatcccgaactttgtcataaagaacctccccagagcctcactgaagtttttattagcagttttcaacaactgtattaataacggctactttccatccacatggaaaaattattgcgatccgaaagaaaggaacctccaacgagccaagcaatttcaggcccatttccctattatcgaatcttggcaaactgtttgagaaagcatggacaattgggctagtctagcattgtaatctcaacaaagttatccctgaccaccagttcggattccgctctaaacacggaacccagcacgcgctgagctacctacacgacactgtcgtctcaagacttaacgtcaacaataaacccacagtagcatgtgcgttagatctggaaaaggccttcgactccgtgtgggtaaacggacttacgagtatatacaaattaatagataatgacttccctgtcccgataattagacttgcgttaagtttcttcgaagataggcacttttatgtcagcgtggggaatgaattctccgatctgttgccggtaacgtcgggtgtaccgcaaggatccatttctgggccaactttctacaacatcttcacggctgacgttccgatccccgatgacggcgttgaactgatccaattcgccgatgacacgcttatcttcgcttcgaacctccacttcaacagggcagccaaagcggttgagaaatacattgtaaatctctgcaggtactaccatAGTTGGTgaatcaagattaatgagggaaaaacgcaaatctgcacctttaggagaaaatctagatactttggTTCTACAGGCATccataggaaagctaaacgcttgaaaatgagaatcgggaacaccacagtgagcagatctacttcgatcaaatacctgggagtaaccctgcatgaactcctcaagttcaaaccccaccttcagttcgctatcagcaaggcacgcggtgcagtcagtagcatctactatcttcttcgcaagacagtaggtctcagcaccaaaaccaaactgaccctgtataagacccgttatctgttacggagcaccaacttggatctcttgctccaaccaagcaatggcaaaatgcgagtcattcgaacgccgaatccttagacattgcacaggcttgtcttacaactggaaaacaaaaaagatcggcaaaaacgccgaagtgtataggcgagccaaagtcaaaccacttcgagaatacaTTCTCACgctaatggaaaggttcttcgaaagaatggaggaccaccccaatccattaattcggcatctctaccaacagggtaaaacctccccattggccacattcttaaggcacAGACCAGGCCACAGACCCAAAATccgcaccctttttgaaactccctgcctggtaggagtgaatagaggctaagcacaggaattgtaatgtgcttattgtaaatattagttaaggattaattatgttagattaagctaggttaagttaggttaagttaaaataagttaggttaagtaatatttaactaggttaagtaagtaaaatttcaccttctcgcgcctttagtgcgggcgcagttcttttaaaaaaaagccaagatcgtaacaaaaaattgtcaagattcatatatataaagaaaaatatacaaagtaaagtaatccacagagaaggtcgggttggccaaacaatgtaatagtcacccgtttgatagaaTTAAGATCAATTAGCTTTTATTTAGGCTAGCATTAAGTaccattgtctagttgtaagccACTATCTATAATAAatagattgaaattgaaattgaaaaaactcTTTCAcgcactctttctctcgaccttctcggtgtttgtaacttaattgttttttctcgaatttgaataaatgggtagaacctaaaaatgtactttttcatgtttctacaaatGATGGTACAAGAGGGCATCTGGTGGGTAGAAGTTTCACGACATTGGAACAAGCTAAAGCAGATGCCATCTGTTATGAGGACGACTGCCGAAGGCTTTTAGGTTATTCGCGTTTCAGCTATTGCCCCTTCGGACAGTTTCCGGGAAGTAGCTTTGAGGCTACCAGCAGGGTTCCTTTCGGGAGTATGTCATATACGACCGGGGGAAACTACAAGCCACCTTTGGAATCTGCACAGTACCCGCCGGTCTCTAATAATGTCAGCAGTCACAATAACACTTCTTCCTCCTCGGCTGGACAGGATCCCCGGTAATGCCCCTTGGCAGGAAAGGGATCTCCCCAGGAAGCGAAAGAACGAAAGCGAATCGTGTTGCTCTATGCATCTTTAGCAGCAGCTTTGAATTTGACAGCGAGTGCGGTGAACTTCGAGGAGCGACGGAGTGATGTAATCGAGCTCTTTTTATTAGCGCAGTTGGAAATTCAGTTTTTGCTGGACCGTCAACGAACTCTAAGAGGGATCATTGAGAGCGCGAAATATGGAAGGCTACACCCAGGTCTACTTCATAATCAGGACCTCCTAGCACTCTTGAAAATCGGGATTCTCTGAATGTGGAGACTTTGAGTCTGGATCATCAATTGCTGGATCAATTGATGAAGGTTCGAATGGTGCAAAGTGGTCGCGAGCTGCTGTTTCGACTTGATGTGCCATTTCTAGAAAAGCGATTGTTTCAACTCTTCCGAGCATATGCTATTCCGGCGGCCCTGGATGGAGGGTTTCGTTACTACCATTTGGAAGCCGACTATTTGTCGGTTAGTAGTGCCGCCCAACATTTCTCCCTGATGAGTGAAATGGGAATTAGCGAATGTACCCCGATGTTGTTGACAGCTGATGAGACACGCTTCGCATGTGAAAGGAAAGTCACTATAATTGTATCGGCTGAAAGGATGTGTGTGACCAGCATTTTTGCCAAAATTGATAATAAGGGCTGCTGTAGCAGTTGGGCTAGCCCTTGGGATGGAATAATTAAAATGAACACACGTAATTACTGGCTCTTTATCCTGAGAAAAGAAGTGGACATTGGTGATAGGAAAATTGGCTGCCAACACCCTAATAACTCAGTTTTTTAAACTTCAATATTAAACGAAGGAAACctctattttcagattttcaaaacttattttattgatattgagagttttctcacttttttaatatttttggaatGAATTTAAATATATCGAACAAATAATAGCTTACTAACCGTAACATAAAACTAACTAAATAATATAAAACGAACTAGATAACATAAAACTCTTCACTCGTAATCCATGGCCCAAAGTTTAActtctttaaagaaatttaCGCTGCCTGACAGGGTCCAGGTTCGCAACGCTGCAGCAATGTATTATAGTGGAATCCCATGGGACATGACCATCTGATAGCCTGATATTCTAGACCAGATCGGTAGCATTCATAGAAACTCGCGCAACTACTAGGGTTGAAGTGTCGTCCTTCTGCAGGGCACCGGTAAACGCAAGATAGTGTCTCCATATCAAATTCAGATGTATCTTCATCAGGACATTTGTAAACCACTGTCTCCTTCCGACCGGCTTCCGAGGAACAAAAAGCGTAATATGCTAAATGTGGTCCATAGTGAACAAAGCTATTAGGGGAATCTTGGCAGTTAATAGTTTCACATTCTGTTTCGTTGGTTCGGTTAGTGCAGCTCTTCTGTCGTGACAAATAGACACGATTCTCTCCGCAACTATATTCGTAGGCATTTCCGTTGACTTTATCGCAGAAATAGTACTTGGAGCAATCGTTGGGGTGTGGGAAGTAACCTTCGCTGCTACAACGGAACTCGGCAGCACACACTCCTGTGTCAGGAGCAACTGTGCTCGAACAGGCTCCGTTGACGCAATATGGTTTTGCAGGATTAAAGTTAGAGCACGATTTGATGGCAAGGGGAGCTTTTTCGCCTGCGCAAACCTAAAAGGATCAAACAGATATGTTGCTTATGAATTGACCTAAACTTGAAGGGCATTCTCATTCTTTACTTACTGCAATATTCCTACAATCAGCGCACTTCAAAGCATATTCTCCCGCACAATCGACGGAATTCAGTGACTTAGCTCCAGGATACTTGGCAACAAATGTTCCCGCCGATGACTCGATAGTGACTGCAGCTTCTGGAGACTCTGGAGTAGCGACTAAGCTGAAAGCAACCGGGACGAACTAGCAAGTAATTGATTAATTAATATCTGTTACGCAAGAACTTAACTATTATCCTTACCGCGCCGATGAGGGCGAATGCCACCAATAGAATTTTCACTCCCATGTTCACCATCTTTCTCCAAGAAATACTGCAACTGTGAATGTGGAAATATTCTATGAtcttttcaatttatatttctGAGGATGGTCCACTGGATAGTTGACTCAACAACGGTATACGCTTGGGCCATGTATCTCTATCTTCAGTCATGAGTTTCTGCGCTATTGTTATCAGAGGTGGCTTAACTTCGGATTTTCGCAACTGGCAATTGTCACTCGTGATATTAGAAGTTTCGCTTCATTTCTTGGAGGGAAGgcaaaaataaatttgatcCGGAGAATTTGGAAAAACTTTTATTAGtcagaattttattattttataagtTTTGGTTCCAGGAATAGCTCTTGTGGGCCGATGTTTTCCAGAGTTGCGTAGGAAAAATAGGTTAGACCAGCGTAACTGAAACCATTGCGCGATGATTCTCGTCCCTGGGAAATGGATCCTGTTCCTAATATCCCAATGGGTGCTGCTAGTTACTCCCTTTCTTTAGGTTCTAAATTTAAGGCAAAATAGCTAGTTATGATTCAAGTAAAATCCAGGAAATGGGACTAAATCCAGTAGCTGATAGTGGCATTTCTGGATCAAGTACAAGAGCATCAAATTGTCAAATAAAGGCATCATAAGGTTAATTCTACATAAATTACGTCAAACTTGGGTGTCTTATGACGTTGGGACCGACTCAACCTTGAAAAGAAAACATTCTAGTTTTTTCTGTAGAATTCTTGGTACATAACCGAAAATGGAATTCGCACGTTAAACATATCAACAGCTGTCATTTATGATAGTAAATAAAGGTGGTGGAATTAGGCAGTCGCTACTATTTTTAGAAACGGAAGATTGCTTTTTCGAGATTCAAGAAAACAAACAACACGTTCAGATATTTTCTGCATCTACGCAGAGGGTGGATTTTAATTTAAGCGCTCCGGAAATGACTTAGGGGACTTACAGTCATTAGACCTCATATTCTTGGGCTTTCTATAATTTTCCATAATACCAGTACACGATAGCATGCACACTTTTCGACGTTAGTTAGCAGTAAACGCTTTTGATCATTAGTTCTTGagttttttttatgggtgggggtaaaaaactcaaaaagacgttgttgcgccaggttgcagcaatgTCCGGGATTCTCAACTCTCATGCTTCCACTCTCTCCCAATCTTTCAAAAGACGGAATCAGTGTATGGGCCGAGTGGCCCTTTTGGGAATtacccaccgttgctgccatctcctgtacagctccttcctagtggctttctgGAATCCCGCAGTCACTTCTACTGGATTCGCCCTCTTTCTCCGGTGAAGACAATGTGCCCCATTCACATCCTCAGCGAGTATAGGccagtatgccgaacttacccattcctggttcactgtgttatccagtgcgcataCCCAAACAAGAGCCACGTGTAGCAAGATGTATTTcatcacccctgcgataagcagccagtgactagattttggccctccagtATAAGGGATCATCCTCGCTAGAGATGAGATAGCCTCTACTGCCTTTTCGTGCGCATAATCCagatgccccttgaagctcaacttgaccTCGATCATGAcctccaggtatctaatgatcgattttgaaataacCTCATTACCAACTCGAATTTTGACAATATTCTCTTCAATGCTattggtgataaggaccacgATTTGGAGCCCGGCTTTGATGCCATGAATGGTAGCACTTCCATACAGTTCCAGGTCCTGGAGGTGTTTCACAACTACTTCCACCGCCAGGTCGTCAGCAAAACCAATCAaggttgcctcctttggcacgtgaAGTCTGAATACTCCGTCGTATATTATGCTCCAGAGCAGGGGCCCCAGTCCGAAgctttggggaacacctgcggtcacaacatattccttcggcccgtcgtctgtctcgtaccaaagaaggttctccgagaggtaactctccATTATCCGAGGTAAGTAACCAGAGAcagccagtttagccagggtgcccttaatccaaccccagttggccgaattaGGTGCACTCCGGACATCCagagtcaccaccacgcaatacttaccagcggccgatgcctgTCGGGCCAGGTCAACGTactctgcgaaacccatactgccgcccCGATATACCACCCGCTAGCCCGACGTAGTACCTTGTTGTATactaccctctccaacatcttctccatagtgtctaaaagagagatagggcgatatgaagagtgtGCACCAAGTGGTTTTTGAGACTCTCTCCTCTTTCCATTGGATGggacactccttccaccatgcaggATTCAAATGGGTTTGGTTACTATGCGGGCTTgaatttagcagccaacttcagagTTTTGTCCGGAATCACATCCAACCCTGGAACCTTATTTTCCCCTATTCGTCCACAAATCTTTCGTAATTCCTCCGCGGTCACTCCAcggattgtgaagacgtccaTTTGAACCGTTGGCTGAAGTCCACTTTCTTTCCgttgtgggaaaaggattgcgattattttgaacaatttcGCAGGCACATCACTTGGGGCGATTTTTGCCCATGAATTTTGTTCATTATAACCTTGTAACAATTGCGCTTACTTTCtcatatagccttcttaaggctacttcgaaaatcacggtattctttctccgactgccaatattctggcttccctctcGTCCTTtgacaaagcctcctcgctcgcagataGGATGCTCTCACTAGCGCGATTGCTtggttccatcagtagtttgatTTTttactgtgggtgtagcgttcactcaCCCAGCGGACCATCGCTCTCGCCAACAAGGCAGTAAGataagtcagatcgacgataGAGCCTAGCACTCTGCCTCGGAAGATGGGCACGGTTCCAACATTGACTAGTacaatgtccagctccgcgtAGGTGTCAAGCAAGATTTGACCCCTGGTGTGCGTAACTCGACTTCCCTAGTTTAAGgctcacgcgttgaaatcgccggcaatgattttggggctttGGTCTCTAGCGTCGAACACCAGgccgtctagcatctcctcatattttgCAAATGTTGCACCAGGAGGAGCATATATAGCTGTAGAGATGAATGCCGTTGAACTCTGCCCTTACAAAACTGGCTCCCGAAAATGGCATTGTTttttgaatggcttgccgtctGCATGCCCATGTCGCCGCGTTTCCAAATGATTCCTTCATCTAGCCCTGCGATTCAGCACCCTCCTGtatgccgggcacctgccaCTACCTGCAACATGCCGGTGGTCCACTCCCTTCTTCCCTCTTGGCGGATTAagttttctttcgcttttcatCCTGCCGCCTCAGGCCCATTTATAA of Hermetia illucens chromosome 4, iHerIll2.2.curated.20191125, whole genome shotgun sequence contains these proteins:
- the LOC119656104 gene encoding uncharacterized protein LOC119656104, with the translated sequence MVNMGVKILLVAFALIGAFVPVAFSLVATPESPEAAVTIESSAGTFVAKYPGAKSLNSVDCAGEYALKCADCRNIAVCAGEKAPLAIKSCSNFNPAKPYCVNGACSSTVAPDTGVCAAEFRCSSEGYFPHPNDCSKYYFCDKVNGNAYEYSCGENRVYLSRQKSCTNRTNETECETINCQDSPNSFVHYGPHLAYYAFCSSEAGRKETVVYKCPDEDTSEFDMETLSCVYRCPAEGRHFNPSSCASFYECYRSGLEYQAIRWSCPMGFHYNTLLQRCEPGPCQAA